In Bradyrhizobium sp. 1(2017), one DNA window encodes the following:
- a CDS encoding LysR family transcriptional regulator — translation MDILVNLQAFLATADAAGFSAAARKLDVSTSVVAKRVTQLEARIGTPLFHRSTRQLRLTEAGQRYVHRARGVVADATDLLSRMGEKGHDLVDHLRIKAPTSLTVARLADAFSAFQTQNPRLKLEIVLIDRPVDPVAEGFDIAIGAFPHSFGGVVDEPLCPLKRLLCASPAYLKKHGAPRHPRDLVEHRCLSFMPTGPEWIFDGPRGRISIQVSPLLSSNEGHVLARSAVAGNGIALISHYLVADGLRDGTLKPVLREFPIPELWVKAAIPERRRNAAAVQALLTLLKASLASSL, via the coding sequence ATGGACATTCTGGTGAACCTGCAGGCCTTCCTCGCCACCGCCGATGCGGCCGGATTTTCCGCCGCCGCGCGAAAACTCGATGTTTCGACCTCGGTGGTCGCCAAGCGGGTCACGCAACTGGAGGCGCGGATCGGCACGCCGCTGTTTCACCGCTCGACCCGGCAATTGCGCTTGACTGAAGCTGGCCAGCGCTACGTCCATCGTGCTCGCGGCGTCGTGGCCGACGCCACCGATCTGCTCTCGCGGATGGGCGAGAAGGGCCACGATCTCGTCGATCATCTGCGCATCAAGGCGCCGACCTCGCTGACCGTGGCGCGGCTCGCTGACGCGTTCAGCGCCTTCCAGACCCAGAACCCGCGGCTGAAGCTCGAGATCGTGTTGATCGACCGCCCGGTCGATCCTGTTGCCGAAGGCTTCGACATCGCCATCGGCGCCTTCCCGCATTCGTTCGGCGGTGTCGTCGACGAGCCGCTCTGTCCGCTCAAGCGGCTGCTCTGCGCTTCGCCTGCCTATTTGAAGAAGCACGGCGCGCCAAGACATCCGCGCGACCTCGTCGAGCATCGCTGCCTCAGCTTCATGCCGACCGGCCCCGAATGGATCTTCGACGGCCCCCGCGGCCGCATCAGCATCCAGGTCAGCCCCCTGCTCTCCTCCAACGAGGGCCACGTGCTGGCGCGCAGCGCCGTGGCCGGTAACGGCATCGCGCTGATCTCGCACTATCTCGTGGCCGATGGGTTGCGTGACGGCACGCTGAAGCCGGTGCTGCGCGAGTTTCCGATTCCGGAATTGTGGGTGAAGGCCGCAATCCCCGAACGGCGCCGCAATGCGGC